In Lolium perenne isolate Kyuss_39 chromosome 5, Kyuss_2.0, whole genome shotgun sequence, the sequence ACCTAGATAAACAGCTTTTATGCTTCGATCTGTAACTTGCGATACTCATCTCATACAGTCATACTGGGCCTTTATTGGGACATATTTGGACTCAACCTTACCCAAATTTGCTACTGATCTTATTTCATCAATTTATAACAACCTACTCCAAGGCATGGTATCCAAAAGTATAAATCCATTTAGAATGTGCATCAGCTTAGCATTTCGAGGTTCGATCATTTATAAAGAAAACAGTCATGTAATAGCAAACTAAGACAATAAGGCAAGGTAAATTGAGCAGGAGAGAATACGCACCGCAAAATCTATGTCCAACAGTAGGACGTGGGCTCTCTGTTTTGTCTGTAGACTCAGGCCACGCACACACCATAGCCGCATATCGCCGATCCCGACATTTTGATGGTGAAACGAGAATGACCACGAGAGATATTCCACCATCGGTGCTGAGAAGGACACGCTGAAGGAACTCTCCATGGTGGATTTCAACCTGAACTTCTTAAGCACGGGGGCCACGATATCAACGTTGGTCAGCCAGTCGTCCACCACAAGCTCTTCAATGGTCGCTGAGTGAACTTTGAGCGTGTCGAGACGCCAGCAGTGGTCCACTTCTAGCACGCGCAGGTGAGGGCACCGGCTGATCAGCTCAACCATGTTCATGTTGTCGAAGCGGCAGTGGGCGACAGACAACCTCTCCAGCATAGAGAACTCAACGCGCCTTGCCGGCAGTGTGAGATAAAGGTTGGCTACGTGTAACTTGATCTTTACAGTCCCCGTGGACATCGACGACGAGATCCGCCGGGGCGAACCGCTCGGCAGCTTGGAGCAGCGCGGAGAGGCGTGCAGAGTCCATGATCCTGTGCCTCTCGGGGATCTCTATTTCGAGGCGGGATAGAGTAGGGCAGGCGACCTGTTGGAGGGCGGCGTCGACTGCGTCCAAGGGGATCTCGCAAAAGGAGATCGCGAAGAGGTGCCTCCAGAGGCCGCGCCACCGGCGGGAGAGAGAGCTCGtgagggcggcggcgcgggcgcagCGGAGGCGAACGAGGATCTGGAGCAGCATATCATCCGGAAGGGCGCTGATCTGGTCCTCTCCGCCGCCGTCTGGGCAGCGCCGTGTGCAGGAACGACGGGGAGCTCCTGGGAGCGAATGCGAGCTGAGGCGACTGCCCGAGTGTAGTTCCATCCCTGAGATAAACCGGAAGGAAGGGTACGGTGGCCGGAACCGCCGGCGGCGGCAGTGAGACGAGGGACAAAAGCGAGCGTGGGTGCTCCTAGGTGGGGTGCGGCGGTTCGGCTGGACTGAAGTGACTGAAATGTGGGTGTGTTTGAATTGCTGGCAAATCATACCCTACCAATTTTTTGGTCATGACCAAAAGATTGGTTGTTTTTTTGGATAGTTGCCAATTTTTTGGTTTGTCAATGCTTCACTACCAACTTTAGTTCAATTTTTTAGCCAATGTTGACCAATTTGTGGGCAAAAAATAGCTCAACGAAAATATTGGCTAGCCAAAATTTTGGTGGGCCAATCTTGGGCACAAACCAAACCCACACTAAAAGCCCAAGACAGAAAAGTAATGAATtagtgataataataataatgttgTAATAATCGACCCCATTAGGCCTATCATGGCTGATGGTGCTTCAAATTCGGGGGTGAAAGATGATGGCGATCTGCATAGGTTGATGAATCAGTTGGGCATCTATGGTGATGATATATGTTTTTCTTAAATGGAGACTAGGCCCAACCTCTGCATCGAAACGATGTATACGCCTTTTTTATTAATGTATTTAACAAAGGTCTGGTAAGGACCATATATGGAGACCCGAAGCAACCGCACAACACCTACCAATAGGACAATAAGAGAAGATTATTCCAACATGGCCTTATTCCGTGAAAACACGAAAAATCACCACTAACTAAGAACCGGAAACATCGCATACCCTGAAACACCCACTAAGTGAAACGAAAGTGCTCAACCATGGCCGGGGTCGGGCGCTTGGTTTTCACCAACATCCGTGCCTCCCCAACTCATCGTCGAGACCAACATGCCGACCACCTCCGACATAGGAGgaagccaccaccaccatgcctcAGACAAATGTCATTAGTGTCGTTGTGTCACGGAACTAGCACTAGAAAACCTTTGGGAACCATCATCGGTGAAGACATGATGCATCAAGCCTAGCCTGCAACAAAGCCCGACCAATCCCATTTGGGCCCAGATCAGGGCCCGGATCACCACACCTGACGTCGATCGTCGCTGAAGAAGGCCACCGAGATCCGATGTTCCCCGTTGTTCCACGACAACATCGTTGACCGGGCCGGGACAAGCACCGCCACCGGCGTGAGAGCCGCGACCCCATGCCAAGTTCCTGACCGAGGAGAGTTCATTTCCGCCACACTAccagggctttgcccggcgacgccTACGGGAgaaggggaggaggaggagggtgtggtgaccctgcataccactgcatgttgtagtatgccagtcgttgatataacattcacgaagtaccattccgcaaatattacatccctcagagtagtacaacagaacatagcaggtccataactcattcatttattattacaaatacaatacacatgtcgtctcggagctcctcttgggtcctaagaggaatactcctgggttcgaggcgaacccaacttagcttacaatataagagtctcattaagttatacatttatttcttcgagcagctaaatactaagagttcgggctgctcggattctactactactcgagatgttcaggcttgatctcctccggaagcctccccggttccgtagacgatgaggtagtctacgccctcgatacctccagagaggtttggttcttcatagccgatgatcttggctccttcattgttgtcgtagtcctcccccagatgattcagacaatctaagcaagggatttaagagtggtatgagtacgagcgtactcaacaagttcattatagataagaggtgtttaatgcactagctacgatattagaccagaaagtctaataccaatgcaagttttggtaaacttttcttcaagagattgcttttattccaaagagctatgtccgtcagccttcaccggtttactagaacttcatggagctcctttccggccgcgttcgcgattcctcatcccgaacgagggagtgacaggtcacagcttCTTTACActcgcagaggtgtgttgctttacccataagagatcttaaccttggtgccaaccgggcagctttcccgtccacacttccttcggtgtgaggcccggtataaggtctagccattcatgttcctccgctacctcgaacacccaccctttgttgcatgccccgaccctgggtccacgtctgtcccattattcctgtagatttcaaggtggaccccgaccacgacgtcagtgctgggctctaccatacactcctacgccggtagctgcaacccatcatagaccgcattaccgtgggaaattagaatgggatccccaccctccggttgttccgcaagacacaactgctacggcaagcaatgctttaccgtggggaattagaatgggatccccaccctccggttgttcctccagatacaactgctacggtaagcgcatccgttgatgaacgagaggtggaaacacttttgactactccgtcccactccggatcttatggttaacacgggtattacggcacaagaatcactggcgacatttgttgtttaatcctagatggatataaacccttgcaatggaacctccaccatatcaacacaatccatggttccattgcccaccacatagtcatattcatagttatgaaagtagtggttttgatttttatgcaatagtgataaccataatactttgcaagtaatttgatagaaatactcaaatgacatgagcaagtgatgaacttgcatgaacactgcaaagttttgcagttggatggtgtggactgacccttgtcctctgtctctgaaaaatagcatcattgtccgataagggcaatggttaaagaagcaattatgcatgattccagttttagggtttgttccccccttccgatgtcgttgtaatttcatgtgagaggttaaatactaagaacatcttggagatacttgatttagggtaaatacaaccttgaaatattgtcaaggtgtttttaaagcccaaatgcattaatggacttattttcattttagaaaataatatgtgtgatttaaattcttatttaaatcatcaaagtaggatttattcttaattgtcttcaaaaattctgtttggtattttattcaaatagagaattttatgctgatccattttcatatttttaatttatttttttgagcttctaagcatttcttattaaatttcaaagtttcagcatatatatGAATTATGAAATACCTaaaatacccttgggccccacctgtcaggtggcccaaagggTTGAGTCAAACCCGAGCCGCTccaaccggctcggtcggactcaGACGCGCTCCCCTCTCCTCGCACGcgaaaccctaatctctctctctcgctctagCGACCagagtcgcctccgccgtcgccgatttatccccgccgccccaggccgtcgccggcgacgaggtgctgcggatctGGGTCGCCGTTCGACGGCGAACCAGATGGTCCGCGCCGATCTGTCGCGGGCGTCGCCGTTCGCTCGCCATCGTCGCTCCAGTGCGCTAGGCCGttggcgtccgccgccgccgcgcgttggAGAGGCCGCGGCCCTTCCTCCAGGCGCCTTCCCTGCGCGTGGTGCAGCGCTAGGTGCGGTGGTGAtcgccaggcttggcttggccaggcctggtgccgccgtgctccggcgcgcgccgccttggccgccatgaccgcgtcggccacctcctccctggtgagttcttctccttcccttcttcttcttcttcttcctcacctcTTCTTCGTCTAGTTTGACCATGGCCTGCTTGTCCTCGTAGAGGTTCTAGCCGTGCTAGTTGTTGTGCTGTTTGTGTTCTTCTTTGTAACTCTTTGCCATGAATTCTTGCTACGGTGCTGCTCTATTCTGCCCATTAGCTATGCTTAATTCTTGCTATCATGGTTGTGCACATTTCTGTGCATGTTCCAGAGCCTCATGCTTGTTTAATCTTGCATTTTTGGCTCGAATtcatccctgtgcctctgttctagttACTGTTCTTGCTAGACattcatgtgtattcaatttggctgccctggcttgattaccatgtgtatttcttgcaatttgcaagttccAGGGTAATGGTATGCTGTCTCttgtgctcaatttcatgtgtatgcttgattgagcattactgctggtttatctgtatgattcagtgatgagcaccaagtgctttacttatttatcttgatccagtggttcatccagCCTTGGATGTGCTTCTGAATACAATCATTTGGTTAGCCATTTGGTTATCTGTGAAACACTTGTGgattatctgtggccaattaaatacctggtccatgctctgttgcttagtgatgctctagcatgccctagcatgctatggcaagctcgatgatcatgtgatcatcaatggTAATTGGCTTGCTTACTCGTGCCTCGTGCATTGTCGTTACCTAtctatgtgtatgtgtgtggcacagatcagtgctagtgcttgctcaagcatcagctgacactgcagtgatcctctggatcattagcaaatgtttatttcaaggtttgcttgttgatatcaattatctatgttgttttaatt encodes:
- the LOC127302241 gene encoding uncharacterized protein; translated protein: MSTGTVKIKLHVANLYLTLPARRVEFSMLERLSVAHCRFDNMNMVELISRCPHLRVLEVDHCWRLDTLKVHSATIEELVVDDWLTNVDIVAPVLKKFRLKSTMESSFSVSFSAPMVEYLSWSFSFHHQNVGIGDMRLWCVRGLSLQTKQRAHVLLLDIDFAHEEFLVDSDLFQQISPLPEFSVLEMYLGSYGHVFGAMMLDLLGTCNAITRLKVTMRSSPRTQACPPECLCDEFPNWRSQTIPLMSLEEIDIDGFLGLGHEVDFLKLLFRSATLMKTMVVRLSCKLFPSDGGYKEMCSIFEANPSVKCYVYRSSGWY